A single Anopheles arabiensis isolate DONGOLA chromosome 2, AaraD3, whole genome shotgun sequence DNA region contains:
- the LOC120906826 gene encoding ribosomal protein S6 kinase beta-2 isoform X1 gives MAGVFDLELHEEEDLRDSDDDIIDIEDVDLEPELHINTNLETEGSETIPLSEDIINPGRIKLGPQDFELKKVLGKGGYGKVFQVRKTTGADANSYFAMKVLKKASIVRNQKDTAHTRAERNILEAVRHPFIVELVYAFQTGGKLYLILEYLSGGELFMHLEREGIFLEDTACFYLCEIILALEHLHNLGIIYRDLKPENVLLDAKGHVKLTDFGLCKEHIQEGIVTHTFCGTIEYMAPEILTRSGHGKAVDWWSLGALMFDMLTGMPPFCADNRKKTVDAILKDKLNIPGYLTPDSRDLIRRLMKRQVSQRLGSGPTDGQAVRAHPFFKNVNWDDVVKRRLDPPIKPVLASEDDVSQFDTKFTKEIPVDSPDETTLSESVNLIFQGFTYVAPSVLEDMQSRITMPRSPRRMHRHNLHQHHQHNHHHGSAHHHHHGAGSSRMMGAAGATGATPMENGSGSSGAWKMAPHQNMHNHHPHVHRGGGQMVPPNQQQQQQPSSAQQPHNQTQPAGGAAGVSGGPPGSRPFNAASISRRTPPHLQPFAPRPSPQDEMMDVYPEMSIS, from the exons GTCGATCTGGAACCCGAACTTCACATCAACACAAATCTAGA AACCGAAGGATCTGAAACGATACCACTGTCGGAAGATATTATAAACCCGGGACGAATCAAGCTAGGGCCGCAGGATTTTGAGCTAAAGAAAGTATTAGGCAAAGGCGGATACGGTAAAGTCTTCCAA GTCAGAAAAACCACTGGTGCTGATGCAAACTCGTACTTCGCGATGAAGGTGTTAAAGAAGGCGTCGATAGTTAGAAATCAAAAAGACACAGCCCACACACGCGCCGAGCGAAACATATTAGAGGCGGTTAGG CATCCCTTCATCGTAGAGCTAGTGTACGCCTTCCAGACCGGTGGCAAGTTGTATTTAATTCTAGAATACTTGAGCGGCGGCGAGCTGTTCATGCATTTAGAGCGCGAGGGAATATTTTTGGAGGACACTGCATG CTTTTACCTATGTGAAATCATTCTCGCCCTGGAGCATCTGCACAATCTGGGCATCATCTATCGTGATCTGAAGCCGGAAAATGTGCTGCTGGATGCGAAGGGCCACGTAAAGCTGACCGACTTTGGCCTGTGCAAGGAACACATCCAGGAGGGCATTGTAACGCACACGTTCTGCGGTACGATCGAGTACAT GGCACCGGAAATTCTAACACGCAGCGGACACGGCAAAGCGGTCGATTGGTGGTCGCTCGGTGCCCTCATGTTCGACATGTTGACGGGAATG CCCCCGTTCTGTGCGGACAATCGAAAGAAGACGGTCGACGCTATACTGAAGGATAAGCTGAACATCCCGGGCTACCTGACGCCGGACTCGCGCGATCTCATCCGCCGGTTGATGAAGCGGCAGGTGTCGCAGCGCCTCGGCAGCGGGCCGACCGATGGGCAGGCGGTGCGGGCACATCCCTTCTTCAAGAACGTCAACTGGGACGATGTGGTCAAGAGAAGGCTAGATCCACCGATCAAACCAGTGCTT GCCAGTGAGGATGACGTGTCGCAGTTTGATACCAAGTTCACGAAAGAGATTCCGGTGGATTCGCCCGATGAAACAACACTGAGTGAGAGTGTGAATCTAATCTTCCAG GGTTTCACGTACGTCGCCCCATCCGTGCTGGAGGACATGCAGTCGCGCATCACGATGCCCCGGTCGCCCCGTCGCATGCACCGCCACAACctgcaccagcaccatcagcacaaTCACCATCACGGCAgtgcgcaccaccaccaccacggtgCTGGCAGCAGTCGAATGATGGGCGCGGCCGGAGCGACAGGAGCAACGCCGATGGAGAATGGCAGTGGGAGCAGTGGCGCCTGGAAGATGGCCCCGCATCAAAACATGCACAACCATCATCCGCACGTGCATCGGGGAGGAGGTCAAATGGTGCCAccgaaccagcagcagcagcagcagccgtcgtCCGCTCAGCAACCTCACAATCAGACGCAACCGGCTGGTGGAGCGGCCGGTGTTAGCGGTGGTCCGCCCGGTAGCCGCCCGTTCAATGCGGCCTCCATCTCGCGACGAACGCCGCCCCATCTGCAACCGTTCGCGCCGCGGCCCTCGCCACAGGACGAAATGATGGATGTGTATCCGGAAATGTCCATCTCTTA G
- the LOC120906826 gene encoding ribosomal protein S6 kinase beta-2 isoform X2, with product MAGVFDLELHEEEDLRDSDDDIIDIEDVDLEPELHINTNLETEGSETIPLSEDIINPGRIKLGPQDFELKKVLGKGGYGKVFQVRKTTGADANSYFAMKVLKKASIVRNQKDTAHTRAERNILEAVRHPFIVELVYAFQTGGKLYLILEYLSGGELFMHLEREGIFLEDTACFYLCEIILALEHLHNLGIIYRDLKPENVLLDAKGHVKLTDFGLCKEHIQEGIVTHTFCGTIEYMAPEILTRSGHGKAVDWWSLGALMFDMLTGMPPFCADNRKKTVDAILKDKLNIPGYLTPDSRDLIRRLMKRQVSQRLGSGPTDGQAVRAHPFFKNVNWDDVVKRRLDPPIKPVLASEDDVSQFDTKFTKEIPVDSPDETTLSESVNLIFQGFTYVAPSVLEDMQSRITMPRSPRRMHRHNLHQHHQHNHHHGSAHHHHHGAGSSRMMGAAGATGATPMENGSGSSGAWKMAPHQNMHNHHPHVHRGGGQMVPPNQQQQQQPSSAQQPHNQTQPAGGAAGVSGGPPGSRPFNAASISRRTPPHLQPFAPRPSPQDEMMDVYPEMSIS from the exons GTCGATCTGGAACCCGAACTTCACATCAACACAAATCTAGA AACCGAAGGATCTGAAACGATACCACTGTCGGAAGATATTATAAACCCGGGACGAATCAAGCTAGGGCCGCAGGATTTTGAGCTAAAGAAAGTATTAGGCAAAGGCGGATACGGTAAAGTCTTCCAA GTCAGAAAAACCACTGGTGCTGATGCAAACTCGTACTTCGCGATGAAGGTGTTAAAGAAGGCGTCGATAGTTAGAAATCAAAAAGACACAGCCCACACACGCGCCGAGCGAAACATATTAGAGGCGGTTAGG CATCCCTTCATCGTAGAGCTAGTGTACGCCTTCCAGACCGGTGGCAAGTTGTATTTAATTCTAGAATACTTGAGCGGCGGCGAGCTGTTCATGCATTTAGAGCGCGAGGGAATATTTTTGGAGGACACTGCATG CTTTTACCTATGTGAAATCATTCTCGCCCTGGAGCATCTGCACAATCTGGGCATCATCTATCGTGATCTGAAGCCGGAAAATGTGCTGCTGGATGCGAAGGGCCACGTAAAGCTGACCGACTTTGGCCTGTGCAAGGAACACATCCAGGAGGGCATTGTAACGCACACGTTCTGCGGTACGATCGAGTACAT GGCACCGGAAATTCTAACACGCAGCGGACACGGCAAAGCGGTCGATTGGTGGTCGCTCGGTGCCCTCATGTTCGACATGTTGACGGGAATG CCCCCGTTCTGTGCGGACAATCGAAAGAAGACGGTCGACGCTATACTGAAGGATAAGCTGAACATCCCGGGCTACCTGACGCCGGACTCGCGCGATCTCATCCGCCGGTTGATGAAGCGGCAGGTGTCGCAGCGCCTCGGCAGCGGGCCGACCGATGGGCAGGCGGTGCGGGCACATCCCTTCTTCAAGAACGTCAACTGGGACGATGTGGTCAAGAGAAGGCTAGATCCACCGATCAAACCAGTGCTT GCCAGTGAGGATGACGTGTCGCAGTTTGATACCAAGTTCACGAAAGAGATTCCGGTGGATTCGCCCGATGAAACAACACTGAGTGAGAGTGTGAATCTAATCTTCCAG GGTTTCACGTACGTCGCCCCATCCGTGCTGGAGGACATGCAGTCGCGCATCACGATGCCCCGGTCGCCCCGTCGCATGCACCGCCACAACctgcaccagcaccatcagcacaaTCACCATCACGGCAgtgcgcaccaccaccaccacggtgCTGGCAGCAGTCGAATGATGGGCGCGGCCGGAGCGACAGGAGCAACGCCGATGGAGAATGGCAGTGGGAGCAGTGGCGCCTGGAAGATGGCCCCGCATCAAAACATGCACAACCATCATCCGCACGTGCATCGGGGAGGAGGTCAAATGGTGCCAccgaaccagcagcagcagcagcagccgtcgtCCGCTCAGCAACCTCACAATCAGACGCAACCGGCTGGTGGAGCGGCCGGTGTTAGCGGTGGTCCGCCCGGTAGCCGCCCGTTCAATGCGGCCTCCATCTCGCGACGAACGCCGCCCCATCTGCAACCGTTCGCGCCGCGGCCCTCGCCACAGGACGAAATGATGGATGTGTATCCGGAAATGTCCATCTCTTAG
- the LOC120906843 gene encoding tektin-1, producing MSEKYLRQQNLVLLPPEQPKYTPRDWNANNRRQNLFSLEQQALADRVISESDRIIDETKHTTEESKSEVDFRLRERIEDIQFRRDELQQQKKDAHIEEEALKVYKRRTIDAINTLREIAVPLCQKCIALREKRTGSDLVNDAVDRELRKELDVTEGGIALLEKVLEETVEQIRRLRATIYLIDRDLADKDRSIKIDAKNLELRPNQMEMKIYAGRVPLDPYNSTDEEWIMVTNRNIEATAKEISSAQPLRSYVDQLLRQVAEDIRTQVERTNAAFRERVAEMRYTKTKLENVHKETVRQVNELTRTVTRLEREIAEKEGYVALAQTRLANRSQRPGIELCRDNVYEGLKKELAALRGTIAKLDGSLVRSKATLRYLLNTQVMQEEEINLKTESLRIDEVDCITMRESFKFQSF from the exons ATGTCCGAAAAGTATCTTCGCCAGCAAAATCTGGTGCTGCTTCCGCCGGAGCAACCGAAGTACACGCCGCGCGACTGGAATGCGAACAATCGGCGTCAGAATCTGTTCTCGCTCGAGCAGCAAGCACTGGCGGACCGTGTGATAAG CGAAAGTGATCGAATTATCGACGAGACGAAGCACACGACGGAGGAGAGCAAAAGTGAGGTCGACTTTCGGCTTCGCGAGCGCATCGAGGATATCCAGTTCCGGCGCgacgagctgcagcagcagaagaaggacGCCCACATCGAGGAGGAAGCGCTGAAGGTGTACAAGCGGCGCACGATCGATGCAATCAACACGCTGCGGGAAATTGCGGTGCCCCTGTGCCAGAAGTGTATTGCGCTGCGGGAAAAGCGCACGGGCTCGGACCTGGTGAACGATGCGGTCGATCGCGAGCTGCGGAAGGAGCTGGACGTGACGGAGGGTGGGATCGCTTTGCTGGAGAAGGTGCTGGAGGAGACGGTGGAGCAGATCCGGCGGCTGCGGGCGACCATCTATCTGATCGACCGCGATCTGGCGGACAAGGACCGGTCGATTAAGATCGATGCGAAGAATCTGGAGCTGCGCCCGAACCAGATGGAGATGAAGATCTACGCCGGCCGGGTGCCGTTGGATCCTTa CAACTCCACGGACGAGGAATGGATCATGGTAACCAACCGGAACATTGAGGCAACGGCCAAGGAGATCAGTTCCGCCCAACCGCTGCGCTCGTACGTCGACCAGCTGCTGCGCCAGGTGGCCGAGGACATTCGCACACAGGTCGAGCGCACCAACGCCGCGTTCCGGGAGCGTGTGGCCGAAATGCGCTACACCAAAACGAAGCTCGAGAACGTGCACAAGGAAACGGTACGCCAGGTGAACGAGCTGACGCGCACCGTTACCCGGCTGGAGCGTGAGATTGCCGAGAAGGAGGGCTACGTAGCGCTGGCCCAAACACGCCTAGCGAACCGTTCCCAGCGCCCCGGCATTGAGCTATGCCGGGACAATGTGTACGAAGGGTTGAAAAAGGAGCTGGCCGCACTGCGCGGCACGATCGCCAAGCTGGACGGTAGTTTGGTCCGGTCGAAGGCGACCCTGCGCTATCTGCTCAACACGCAGGTGATGCAGGAGGAGGAAATCAACCTCAAGACGGAATCGCTACGCATCGACGAGGTGGACTGCATTACCATGCGCGAAAGTTTCAAATTTCAATCGTTTTAA
- the LOC120893739 gene encoding E3 ubiquitin-protein ligase Bre1, translating to MSKRSAEEAAGGGGGGGASGTGGGAAGTGSGGGGLQPPIKKVHFEPHLIGPISTLEELDIKVLKFQNKKLAQRIEQRIRCESELRTRIEQLEKRQTQDDAVLNVVNRYWNQLNEDIRVLLQRFDAETADESENKNENEVTTSFLMQLSTWDKEELDDKLANRVQVSKRAVAKIVQVFDRLMQRNEKLMLALKGESEDGKSPALAPPDLDESLRQTYIDVMAENRNLQTQNTLLHEKFHTISLKLSEYQDMLNGKETEAAELRNQIDDLQYELEKVRCRNDKLENHLAEAIEKLKAYHQLHGGDPLSGGGSGTESGRHASSAGGGSRGSGSMTSVAAQHLEDLQKELEEYKELSNNRLQELDKLHLQHREALKEVEKLKMDIRQLPESVIVETTEYKCLQSQFSVLYNESMQIKTLLDESRNQLQSSKNQHLRQIEMMESEELIAQKRVRSDMIQMEDVMSQIRKEYEMLRIEFEQNMAANEQTAPINHEMRHLILSLQNHNGQLKGEVQRYKKKYKDVSADNTKLRKDLEEQTGKVTALQEAQQQHQQQQQQQQQQQQQQHAESIKMENCHSMRDAGGGGGGGGGGGMSVKEESGGMLHDRDGQCGAIKEEDPNGALNSCGGHGATSTGSLTRSDSGEEGEMDANGIKREEMIGPDGTVVMVVKREGSSGGGVGSMDGKANGPTDHHRGVKCAESDLVRDLRNQLKKALNDQKEMKLLLDMYKGVPKEQRDKVQLMASEKKKCAEIEDLKCQMKKLQESKREDRKKLADEEALRKIKQLEEQKYELQKQVQNQKQPPDSSWSSGYRPFEEEALLNEMEVTGQAFEDMQEQNSRLIQQLREKDDANFKLMSDRIKANQMHKLLREEKQLLEDQVTTRDSQIEAMHVVLRKLEEKERILQNTVTTIEKELVARQQAMEMHKRKAIESAQSAADLKLHLEKYHAQMKEAQQVVAEKTSSLEAEAYKTKRLQEELAQFRRKADRMKKIEMSGTTIDEVMLEEIREYKETLTCPSCKVKRKDAVLSKCFHVFCYDCLRTRYETRQRKCPKCNCAFGANDYHRLYLST from the exons ATGTCGAAGCGTTCGGCAGAGGAGGCGGCCGGCGGCggaggtggtggcggtgccAGCGGTACAGGTGGTGGCGCTGCGGGCAcgggcagcggcggcggcggtttGCAACCACCGATCAAGAAGGTACACTTCGAGCCACACCTTATCGGACCGATCTCGACGCTGGAGGAGCTGGACATCAAGGTGCTGAAgttccaaaacaaaaagctggcCCAGCGCATCGAGCAGCGGATACGATGCGAGTCGGAGCTGCGCACCCGGATCGAGCAGCTGGAGAAGCGCCAAACGCAGGACGACGCCGTGCTGAACGTGGTCAACCGGTACTGGAACCAGCTGAACGAAGACATAcgcgtgctgctgcagcgcttCGACGCGGAAACGGCGGACGAATCGGAAAACAAAA ATGAAAACGAAGTGACAACCTCCTTCCTGATGCAGCTATCGACCTGGGACAAGGAAGAGCTGGACGACAAGCTGGCGAACCGGGTGCAGGTGTCAAAGCGGGCCGTGGCCAAAATCGTCCAAGTGTTCGACCGGCTAATGCAGCGCAACGAGAAGCTGATGCTGGCGCTGAAGGGCGAATCGGAGGACGGCAAATCGCCGGCCCTGGCGCCGCCCGATCTAGACGAGTCCCTGCGCCAAACGTACATCGACGTGATGGCGGAGAACCGCAACCTGCAGACgcagaacacgctgctgcacgAAAAGTTCCACACGATATCGCTCAAGCTGAGCGAGTACCAGGACATGCTGAACGGCAAGGAGACGGAGGCGGCCGAGCTGCGCAACCAGATCGACGACCTGCAGTACGAGCTGGAGAAGGTGCGGTGTCGGAACGACAAGCTCGAGAACCATCTCGCCGAGGCGATCGAAAAGCTGAAAGCGTACCATCAGCTGCACGGCGGCGATCCGctcagcggcggcggcagcgggaCCGAATCCGGCCGGCACGCGTCGTCAGCGGGCGGCGGATCGCGCGGCTCCGGCTCGATGACGAGCGTGGCCGCCCAGCACCTGGAGGATCTGCAGAAGGAGCTGGAGGAGTACAAGGAACTATCGAACAACCGGTTGCAGGAGCTGGACAAGCTGCACCTGCAGCACCGGGAGGCGCTGAAGGAGGTGGAGAAGCTGAAAATGGACATCCGGCAGCTGCCCGAGTCGGTGATCGTCGAGACGACCGAGTACAAGTGCTTGCAGTCGCAGTTCTCCGTGCTGTACAACGAGTCGATGCAGATCAAGACGCTGCTGGACGAGAGCCGGAACCAGCTGCAGTCGAGCAAAAACCAGCACCTGCGCCAGATCGAGATGATGGAGAGCGAGGAGCTGATCGCGCAGAAGCGCGTCCGCAGCGACATGATCCAGATGGAGGACGTGATGTCGCAGATCCGGAAGGAGTACGAGATGCTGCGGATCGAGTTCGAGCAGAACATGGCGGCGAACGAGCAGACGGCGCCGATCAATCACGAGATGCGGCATCTCATCCTCTCGCTGCAGAACCACAACGGCCAGCTGAAGGGCGAGGTGCAGCGGTATAAGAAAAAGTACAAAGACGTGTCCGCGGACAACACGAAGCTGCGGAAGGATCTGGAGGAGCAGACGGGCAAGGTGACGGCGCTGCAGgaggcccagcagcagcaccagcagcaacagcagcagcaacagcaacagcaacagcagcagcacgccgaATCGATCAAGATGGAAAACTGCCACTCGATGCGGGAtgcgggcggtggtggtggtggtggaggcggTGGCGGTATGTCCGTGAAAGAAGAGTCGGGCGGCATGCTGCACGACCGGGACGGCCAGTGTGGTGCGATCAAGGAGGAGGACCCGAACGGAGCGCTCAACTCGTGCGGCGGGCACGGCGCCACCAGCACCGGCTCGCTAACGAGGTCGGACTCGGGCGAGGAGGGCGAGATGGACGCGAACGGCATCAAGCGGGAGGAGATGATCGGCCCGGACGGGACGgtcgtgatggtggtgaagcGGGAAGGATCGTCCGGCGGCGGCGTCGGCAGCATGGACGGGAAGGCGAACGGGCCGACGGACCACCATCGGGGCGTGAAGTGTGCCGAGTCGGACCTGGTGCGCGATCTGCGCAACCAGCTGAAGAAAGCTTTAAACGATCAGAAAGAGATGAAGCTACTGCTGGACATGTACAAGGGCGTGCCGAAGGAGCAGCGGGACAAGGTACAGCTGATGGCGTCCGAGAAGAAGAAGTGCGCCGAAATCGAGGACCTCAAGTGTCAGATGAAGAAGCTGCAGGAGAGCAAACGGGAGGACCGGAAGAAGCTGGCGGACGAGGAGGCGCTCCGGAAGATCAAGCAGCTGGAGGAGCAGAAGTACGAGCTGCAGAAGCAGGTCCAGAACCAGAAGCAGCCACCGGACAGTAGCTGGAGCAGCGGCTATCGACCATTT GAAGAAGAGGCTCTCCTAAACGAGATGGAAGTGACGGGACAAGCGTTCGAGGACATGCAGGAGCAAAACTCAAGACTGATACAGCAGTTGCGCGAGAAGGACGATGCAAACTTTAAGCTCATGTCCGATCGAATCAAGGCCAATCAGATGCACAAGCTGCTCAGGGAGGAAAAGCAACTGCTGGAAGATCAG GTAACGACGCGCGACAGTCAAATCGAGGCGATGCACGTCGTGTTACGAAAGCTCGAGGAGAAGGAGCGCATCCTGCAGAACACGGTGACGACGATCGAGAAGGAGCTGGTCGCCCGCCAGCAGGCGATGGAGATGCACaagcgcaaagcgatcgagtCGGCCCAGTCGGCGGCCGATCTGAAGCTGCACCTCGAAAAGTACCACGCCCAGATGAAGGAGGCCCAGCAGGTGGTGGCGGAAAAGACGAGCTCGCTCGAGGCGGAAGCGTACAAGACGAAGCGGCTGCAGGAGGAGCTCGCCCAGTTCCGGCGCAAGGCGGACCGGATGAAGAAGATCGAGATGTCCGGCACGACGATCGACGAGGTGATGCTGGAGGAGATCCGCGAGTACAAGGAAACGCTCACCTGCCCGTCCTGCAAGGTGAAACGGAAGGACGCGGTACTGTCCAAGTGTTTCCACGTGTTTTGCTACGACTGTCTGCGGACGCGGTACGAGACGCGCCAGCGAAAGTGCCCGAAGTGCAACTGCGCGTTCGGGGCGAACGACTACCACCGGCTCTATCTGTCGACGTAA